The DNA segment CATGGCCGTCTGTTCGTCATTCTGGATTACCAAGAAAAAAGGCCGATATGTGGAACGCCGTCCGCCTCGGAtcacgggaaggaggaggcgaagcaacGATGTCGCCACATTTTCACATTCTATATGCCAAGTGTACACCTAAAAACTACCCCCTCAACCCCATTAATAAAATTTACTTGTATTTCTCGTTATATTTGTTAATTGTTGATGGTTCATTGTAATGGTTATGGGTCAAAAAATGGAAGATAGATGGCGGTGAGGATGAAGACTTGGCACCTCTGCAAGGGAGcatgtatataattattttttttcctcctgtcgtatgtttggtgtgttttcttgtgtttgAGGCTAAGGAGTAACTCTATCGAaatcagaaggaaaaaaaatcagggaaaagaataaaaaatacgaagaagagaagaaaaaatcctcCCTCTGCtttccacctttcccctccctcctcaactttccctcccctttcttttcctcaaaaTCCCTCCTCGTTCTTCCCCCGAGGAGGAAGGTTAATTTCCCCGCACGAAGCCTATATCCCGAAATGAAATCAAACGTTGCCAACGCCGCGCCGCTGTTTTCCCGCGCCGCTTTGGGCTATTTCTGTAGAGGCTCTGACGGACGCATACGGATAAGTCGTGGGCTGCGGATGCTCGTACAGGACACAGCTGCCATTAATGCTACATCGTGCACTGTAGTATATCAACGTTTACTTGGTCCTTCATGCCGGGTACTCGTGGGCTATTTTGGGCGGGTCAGCGGGCCGCGGGGGGCTGCAACACTGTCTCTGCGAGGGGGCACTGCGTTAGAAGAGTGGGATCCCAGAgtggtatatataaaaaaacaaatattggCTTTTACCTTTGtgttttccttgccttcctcgtGCAGAATAGTACTGGAAGGTTGTTAAGGTCCAGGAGGGATAGACTATATGTCAATGGGTTGGGTCATATAGGTGCAACACTGTCTCTGCGAGGGGGCACTGTGTTATTGGATGCGTGGGATCAGCGAGAGGTATATAATTATATGGaccttttctttgtattttccttGACTTCCTCGTGCAGTATAGTAATGAAAGGTTGTTAAGGTCAAGGAGAGACAGAATATAGGTCAGTGGCCTGCGTCATACTGGCAGCGGCGAGCAGTGACGTGGACTTGTTCTTTGTGTGTTCCTCGTGCACTGAAAGCTTGTGAAGGCAAACGACTCaggtgaaaaatgcaaaaaattatCGAAAATGAGAAACTTCGTCGGTGATCACCCTAAGGGCATAGAGAAAACATTACAGGGAGAATTTTTACCGACCGAGTTTAAATGGGCGTTTAAATCGCCGTTTAAATCACCCCACGTGCTCAGTCAAGGTCACGCGAGGCAGAAGAtacctttagaaaaaaaaattgtaagaaaaaCACTGTAGTATTTAGACACGAATAGTTTTCTCTCTGGTGGTGGCTGATACTTTCTCCTGTGCGCGAGGGACAACACTACCGTACCTCTCACCATACTTCATCAGTGCGTGTCTCCCCCCACActgcccttttttttcctcttatgacAAAACTGCTGATGATGCTCGCTTCATGTAGTTCAAATGCCAAGAAGAAAGGCTGCCATTATCAAAAGGATTGTCTGCTTGAAGAAGGCACGCCATGGTCGAGCAGAaaatgaagagacagacagacgaggccTGACTCGCCACCACCCACCGCTGCTGCCTTACTCGCCAccacctctcactcactccctgctGCCACGACTGCTGTTCCTGATGCTTCTgcatcaacaccatcattaccacagCCTTCTACTTCAGTTTCAAGAGAGAAAAGCATCTCAccatacaacaacaaaaaaaaaaaattaaaacgaatACAAGACAAGGAAAGACAGCTTAATTCTGACAGATCATCACAACCAAGAAAGatcaaaacagaaaagaaagggggCATTTCCTACCCGCCAGATAGTTTCTAACACCaagcgatgaaaaaaaaaaaaaaaaaaaaaaaaaaaactggcaaCAATGAGGGAGGGGGTGGCTCCccgacaccctcacctttgagtgaGTAATACTTCTACAAGAAGTGGGATCAGGTGCCATGTTCATGACTCAAGAACACCTAAATAGCAAGACAACAACATTACAATACTGACTACTAACAATATTCGGCACAGTGTGGCCATTCATGGACGAGGAACATCTATATGTACTGACGTAACTTTAAGGCCCCGTAGCTCAAAACTAACTTTTTACAATACATTGGTGAATAACTCCTACATTTATTATTCGATTTTAATGAATAAGGTACTGGTGGATAGAGCATTAAAATGGCTTCTTTTCTGTTGTCTCAGAATTTTAAAAATTTGAGTTGGAACTTTTATATTTttgaaaatataattaaacagGGGaaaatggaatttttttttttgctcttaaactaaagagaaagtaaaaattcTGCCACAACAGCTTTCTTACCTATGATGTAAACTACTGTTAGACAATTTTGCAAGGAATTATAAAGGAAAACCTAGTCAGTATTCATCAAAATGTTTTTCTAATATTTTGGTgttttgattaaaaaaaaatgaaatatggaCCAAAGTTGCTCAAACGTTCACTATAGATTCACTTATGCAAAACAAATCATCAAAAAATCAAATCTGCAATTTGGGTGATTAGGAAAGATTGGATTTTACTCAGTCGGTCTCCTTAAGCATTCCTTTCCTGGTGATCACCTTACAGTTGGTCACCCTCACGCCCTCTCCACCTGTTATTTCATATGTAATCTATTTGCGTCACTGCTTCCCCTCTCTTAAACATGAAAAgatgttctcctttctttttaaacCATGTATTCCACATCTTCAAATTTTGTTGCAGACTCAACTACATCTGTTCcccctcttgttttttctttcccattccataCATGCCCATAACATCCTCATAATCTCTTCTGTCTCTACTGATGTGCACATCTAAATCTCCTGCCACTATTACAATTTCTCTCTGTTACTTCTGAAATCCTGTCTGCCAGCTTTTCTCAAaaatactccttttcttcttatggcCTTCCTTGCTGCGGGGCATACAGTGAAACTATTCATAATCTTCCCCCCACTCAGCAACTTGACTTTTATCATGTGGTCATCCCATCGTACCACCCCTATTACATTCTTCACCCACTCCCCCTGCATCGAAACTCccactcctctcttctcactACCTCCACTCCACCGGAATTCATACTTCTTTCCACTTTCAAAGATCCTTGTACCATTTTTCACATATCTAACCTCCTGCACTGCACACAacgtccactttcctcctcccaaACATTGCCACCACCTCTCCACTGCTGCCCACCATGGAACCAACATTCACTGTGGCCAGTCTTATGATCTTTTCCTTAACACCTTTCCTCTGAAATTCGGAGATTCTTCGCATATCTTGCCTATTTATTTAAAAGTTGCTGGGGACTGGGGGCCATTTGATTTGAAAGACTCACATGTATTTTGGGAGCTAGTCAAATTTTTCACTGAATGCTTTTTCAAACAGGGACAAGGGTGTATTAGTCTGTGATAATTTTTGATGACTGAAGAGCCCTCACTGGCAGCCACCTCCAGTGAGACATCTGTAATAGCTGAAGGTCAACAACATGCCCATAATCTAAGCACCCTAGCATATGAGCTGGTAATTCATGTGCTAGGCATGCTAAATAAGACAATACTAAAAACACAGCTGTGTCATATGGCTGGCAGAAACATTCAAGTTTTTCATAGGGATAAAATAACAATTTTTCAAAACTAACTTTATATACAGATCACTTTTACATATTGACAAACATTTGTTTGAGATACCTGGAGAACCATAATTCATTTattgaaagaatataaaaaaatgagcaTATTCATGTATGACTACTGCAATCCACAAATATGTTACAAATTAAAGTAAAAGAATGGCACCTACATCACTAAATAAAAAATGGGGATTTGATATTTTCTGGTTAATATTTTTACAATCTCATTGTCTTTAGCTGGAAATAAAATAATCCAATTACTACTCATTTAAATCTGAAGTATCATATGATAATATTTACATGATATATATCTACACAGAAGCACTATACACTGGCGTAGTGGTTATCATCCCAGCCACAAATGCGTTTAATCCCAGTCGAGGGGGGTGGGGGCAGCTCAcacaacccacccagctgttgaTTGTCTCCTTCAAACTGGctaataaatgggtacctggggaaacctggagaaggtgaACTGTAGTAACTCTGATGTCATACTGGACCTGAGTGTCTTAAGGTAATGGGATCTTATCAACCAAAAGCTCAAAAGCTGAGGTGACAGAGATAAGTGCTCATAtaacgtatgcccccaacttaagCTTTCATATACACTCATGTCAAACTAAATTATGACAGATATCAGCATGACTCGAGAGAaaaatctatattttttttcattatatttctacTAATTCACCAATTTAAAATATAAGCAATGCATACCTCCCTAATATTTAATTAACAACCTCTTGAATTTCTTTATTGCGATGTGTCCCATCACAAAAAGGTGGATTCTTGGATTGTTTACAGTTGCACAGCCAAACCTCTTTTGTTTCTGGTGCATGAAACACCAGAGGTTTTTGAGCTATCTTTAGTTGTTGATTTAAATGAGTGCCATCACACATTGGCtgcaaaagaaaataagacataTTGTTAGGAGCTTCAACAATTCACATAACATAAAAGAAGGAAGTGTTTGGATGAATACAATCAGGAGGGGGTTAGTCAGCATGAATCCTATCGAATGTAATCAAAGTGGAATGAATGTTGATAACACTAAAATAGCGAGTAAGGTGACGTGGATTCCTGTGACTTAAATACTAAAAACCATGGGAAGAAGGCTTCAAAAAGTATTAGAAAGTATTATATCAGGTatatggatgaggatgaggacgaaaATCATCATCAGTCATCAGGCAGGAGACAATGGGTGAGTGGACAATGCACAGATGTGGTGATCCTGTGGACCCAGGTTCAAGTTCCACCACAAGTAGCTGCAAATTATCAACCATCTTTGAGTTGTGGAAGATTACTCCCATACTGTCCAAATCATTAATCAACCCCAACTTCAGTGATTTTGATTGACCCTTTAATTTAATTTTTAACTATTCAAAGTTTGCCCTCAAACTAGCAGCTTCTAAACTAGCAACTTTTTTTCAGCCTCTCACTATCACTAGACATAAGACCCCACTGTAACTAATATCTACTTTCATCATCAGTCAAATGAGGAAATAATGTATGGAATTCCCCTTCAATCTTCCAATCTTACAAGACTGAATAGACCCAAACTCTTCTTTTCcaactttgttttttctttctttttcttccttattcaatACAACGATGATCATCCCTAACTCTGCTTGTGAAAACTCGCACATCCTCCATCAACAATGGTGTGATTTATATTGCCGAGGGAGTAGTAATGACGGGTTCCATGACCAGAGCAAGAACGCCCCTTGTCCAGATGTCTGAATGCACTCAGACCATGATCGGAGTGAAAATGTCCTTTGACTTGAGTGTGACCATCTCCAAAGAGTGAATAGGGCCTAAGGAAATGAATGGGCACAGCACTCCACCCTCAATACTCTGTCATTAATCAGCTAATTCACtcacatgccccccccccccccccctctctctctctctctcatggtgctTTTCAGGGTAACACCAAGGCATGTATACTTGTAGCCATCTAACTAATTGCAGTACGTAGCCTAAAACATCAATACTCTGCCCACGACTTTAACGGGCCGAGAATGATTTTACTAAACCTTGACATAACTGAATCCATGtgtctcttaaccctttcattgctaagcgcttgcaacgagactatcccctcaggcgcgctcagGGACCCCAGCGGGGgaaagggatctcttttaaccactatatctcaaaaactattcatcacagttacaaaacaaaaacaccattggaaagaggaggccacgatctataagattcggttatgtaagcctctcttgcgaacatacaggcacattcagggggtgttttttgctgtgaggacgattggcgctcgcagcgagcttttagcatcaccagcaagtgacgctagtgctcgctcttttaacctctgtatctcaaaaactattcatcacagctaaaaaataaaaacaccattggaaagaggaggccaagatctatacgattcggtaatgtaagcctctcctgcaaaagtataggcacgttcagggggtgttgcctgtgaagacgtacatttatacgtacgcgacggtcagccgtaaggcaactactgtagatctcttgatgatggcagggctggcagggcagtattgccaactgcaaaatttacaactatttggtcaaaatgtcagtcatgtgataggtgaagctatgcaaaaaagtcgctatattggtcaacaacatccaccagttgctcgtccgtagatttgctgcgctgggctgacatgagtttccaccaaatttagtgaagaacccactcaattggcaatcctgtgttgtgagaattagtgttgcaACACTCATAGAGAGAATTGAGTGTGCtggaacttgagagagagagagagagagagagagagagagagagagagagagagagagagagagagagagagagagagagagagagagagagagagagagcgagagagagagagagagagagagagagagagaggtcgagagagagagagagagagagagagagagagagagagagagagagagagagagagagagagagagagagagagagagagagagagagagagagagagagagagagagagagagagagagagagagagagagagagagagagagagagagagagagagagagagagagagagagagagagagagagagagagagagagagagagagagagagagagagagagagagagagagagagagagagagagagagagagagagagagagagagagagagagagagagagagagagagagagagagagagagagagagagagagagagagagagagagagaggggggagtgtgtgtacTTTTGACCGGATGTGGCACGCAGGCTTTTGCTGGAGAAGCTTTGTGCCAAAGACATCCAAGGACGCCTGCTGTCGTTGTTGGTGGGCAGCAATTCAGGGACCTCcaagtgggtgcctcagtccctcagggatatGTGCTAGGCCCTGTCCTCTGGAACCTGTACATCGACATTCTCAGGAGCCTGCcggcagtctctgcatacgctgaaaACTGCacattctccctctcctacccacgCCAAGAAAGTCAGCAAGTGGTTGCTGACAGCAACCAGTAAATACAATTAATACAGGAGTGGGGGGAGTGCTGGCAGATGAACTTCGCCCCTGAGAAGACCCGGGCGATAATGATCTCTTGGTCCCCGGCAGCTAGataagctgtcgaaggaagggtgatgtttgaccccatcaccctcccgctccaggattacgtcaggatcctcggagtggatttgaaccgagagctgcgcttcgaccaccACCTGAAACACGTCATCCACTAAGCCTCCCTTTGGGTCTCTGCCTTACGTAGAGTAGCGAAAATCATTGATAAACGAGGAATTATGATTCTCTACAAGGCTCAGGCAACAGCCTACCTGGAGTATGGGGCCCTGACATGGATGTCCAGCGCAGGCccggattaacccggtagcagcgggggtcatgtttcttaaccctttccttgctaagtgctcACAGCGAGACTATCCCCCCCAGGCGCGCTCAGgcagctacaaaacaaaacaaaaacaccattgaaaagaggaggccaagatctataagatccggttatgtaagcctctcctgcgaatgtacaggcacgttcaggggatGTTTTTTGCTGAGAGCGACTTGCGCTCCTatcgagcttttagcaccaccagcaagtgatgctagtgctcgctcttttaacctctgtatctgaaaaaactattcatcacagctaaaaaacaaaatcaCCATTGGAaaaaggaggccaagatctataagatctggttatgtaagcctctcctgcaaacgtacaggcacattcagggggtgttgcctgtgaagacgtacatttatgtGTGCGCAacggtcagccatattgaggcaactaccgagtagatctcttgatgatgggcagggtagtattgccaactgcaaaatttacaactatttggtcaaaatatcagtcaggtgataggtgaagctatgcaaaaatactgttatattggacaacaacatccaccagttacttgcagtagattttccgcgcttttccgctctaggctgatatgattttccacctaatttagtggaaaacccactaaattggcaatgctgtggggtgagatacagtgttggaacactctcatatgcaGGAAATTTGAATGCGACTGGAGCTCACAGCGAgtatttagcaccaccggcaagttacgctagtgctcgctgcgagcgtttagcaacgatagggttaatggtccctccaagcgagaaaaatgagaaaaaatcacccctcacacaaaccatttcataatgtatatcaaagcatttgtgatcagattatgtatcatccattttggggggttatatcatggcataaatttggcccgtcactgctacacgataaagccacaaattttgcccgctACCAGGTTAAGCTTGCATTGGGCCCTACGCCACCCACAGTTTTGGCCCCCCCCTTGAATAAATTATAGGCAAGATCTGGacaatttcatattttattgaaacatcagaatgaattaatgatacaatatatttaatacagattgtcatcatctttattttctttatattctgtattaacagcatacataccatacttatgtacataggtaactatagcagctacaccaatgccagttttcttgatttctcttgtgGAAACTGTTCAATGATGGTTTAAAATGTCATTGAGGAGGTGACATCATTTTCAATTGACATAACAGACAAAGCATTCAATCGTTTTTGAGTCATTGTTGAACGAAATCTGTTTTTGATCAAAGACAGTTTGGAAAATGAACATTCACCTTTGCAGACTGTGACTGGTAATATTAAGAACAATCGCAGAGCAGTTGAAACATTGTCAAATGTTAACTCTACAACTGGATTCTTCCTTAAGTATTTTAACAGGACATGAGGATCACAATCCAACTTCAAATGGGTTACAAATTCTAAGAATGTTACAAATTCATCCTCGCAGTGGagttccaagtcattgatgtatttttttcaCCAAGCTGGATACATCAACTCTCAGGTGTGCAATATCACTCTCCCTCAATGACTTGTTAAAGGCAAAGTCGTCAGATATCTTGTGATAAGCCTGGCGACGTTGAGCTAAACTTGCATGTAACTTGTCAATAACGACAACAAAACTCTGTACAGGGAATTTTTGTGCATCTTGAAGATCTGCATCAGGTTCAGCATAATCATCAGGTTGATGCTGCCGTCTTCTATTCCGTACCTTTTCCGATACATATACTTGCTGAACATTTTCCATGAGATTTTTTGCATCATTCTCCAGTTCATCAAATTCACCACGAAGCTCAGCAACAAAACTTTCAAGTGATAGAAACAATGAAACAGCCATGTTGATATCAATATTTGTGCTTTGGATAAGAGTACTAGCTTTCTGAAAGCGCTAGAGGATCTTGTTCCAAAGAACACACATAAATGCATTTTCAAGAAGGCACATATTTTCTGCAAAAACTGATGGAGCAAGTCGAGCATCTCCTTTTAGTTCCTCATTATCTGCAATTTCATTTAACATACCATAGATGCTAGAGTAGTTTAAGTGCAGTGCTTTCACTGATTCAGAATGAAAATGCCAACGTGTGGAAGATAATGTTTTTAGGGATAGAATTCTCCAGGTGcctcctacatttccacaaacacTCGAATGAGGGCCTTATCGTAGAATTTCAGGCTCTGGTGAAGGTATGACTAAGTTGCCAGCGATCACGAGAACACATTTGAAAGGAAGCACGCCaggaaaattcaaaacatacggcgCGAAAATTCATGATTATATAAGCGATCACAGCGTCACGGGATCGGAGAGGCTTGATTAAATAAGCGATTGCAGCGGTTTAAGGGTTAAGATCACTgacaaagataaaagaagattTTCGATCTGGTTCTTAAATTTAAGCCATAGAATGTAACATACAGTCATAGATACTATCATCAAGGTCAGGGTTgcgatcattctcgttgttttatttattcgtaaacgagagaaaatataaatgctgtctggcagcctctcctcatccaaaatcgttcttgcatgaaagacctgCGAAATCAAGCAAAAATAAAAATTCtatttacattacaatatttgctgaatACCTGCCGTGGGTGTATTAGTGTCGCCTTCAGCGAAAttcatcaaaaacattagggcgtcaggcatctctacaaccccctcccccctaacacTAGGAAGGCCAGGTGTTTGTCTCAGTGAGGTCACCGGCTTCtgctcccagcatattatactccGCCCTCAAGTGACTGCTTGGGCGGATGGTTTTTAAGGCCAGGAGTTGTGGTTGGAGGGAAATACTATTGGATGGAAGCCAATGTCGCACATGGACAAAAACAAAGGAGGCTTGCTCTGTCGAGATGCCTGGCACCCatatgtttttgataaatttcacCGAAGGGGATACTGatgcacccaaagcaggtactcagcatataatgtaatgtaaataatatttttttaaagctcATTTCTGCTTGATTTCACAGGTCTTTCATGTTAGAACAATTTTGGATGAGGAGTGGCTGCCGGACAGCATTTATATTTTcgctcgtttaccaataaataaaacaacgagaatgatcagcaacatttttattaacaagtgtcacttattatattgaagtgtaattgttgtaATTCCCAGAGAaaaacaggtaatttacgataattgaaagaacagctcaagcttcgtgggccctgtgacaCCTGCTAAGAAAGAATATACCTCATTGAAGTGcacagtaaaacctcaccattgcACATttgaagatggcaccactataaacacttgcctgcgccatgacgggctggggccgaacaccatccaggcccctcaagcaagactaccagcactataggcgtacacataaaaaaaaaaaaaaaaaaaaaaaacacatatgggcggtctgaaggtgcgcaaatggcgaatGTGCAAATGGCGTACTTAATAACCTATagggaaaaatacatatgggcggtcATGGCCCAAAACCCCCCTACCAGACAAAAAAAGGTCTGCTGGCAGGAAACACATTAAATTAACAATTAACTGTACAACAGATTAATGGATTAGTATAatggtggtgcaaaggtgaggcagaaaacatcgaataatcgcagtcaccacgagACCAGCGGCGTCTTACTGGCAGAAAAATGGCTTCCGCTGCTCTCTAGCTGTTCTggtagcaaaatggcgtccgctgatcttcacTAGCTGTCCTGGCCGatgagctccttgcaacagaggatgaaaaggaagctgcaatGGTTACGGTGGCACAAAGGGGTGAAAtacaatggaagcacttatatgtgtttgtttgggccgccatatttgctgatggtGTCATCACAGCACAGCGGCGCTCCACCTCTCCAGACCGAGCTGCAGCGGGCGATCCGAGTTGGTAACTTGTGCTGCGGCATCACGCGCTTGAGAGAACCCGGGTCGGTCTGGGTGGCCCGATTccctctcaaacgcagcccagggctgcatttgagagagggaatcaggACTCTCAGAACGTTCCAAGAGCTCTCAAACGAGTGACGCCACAGCACGGGTTGCTCTCTCGGCACATCCGCTCCCTCCCGGCTTTGAGAAGTGGAGCGCCTTGGTGTTGTgatgatgtcatcagcaaatatggcggcccaaacaaacacatgtaagtgtttccattgcatttcacccctctgtgccaccataaccactgcaacttcctttttatattctgttgcaaggagctcatTGGCCAGGACAGCTGGTGAGGTGTgcaaatggcaagaccacctACGCAAATGGTGGGACGATAGCCGCAAATTAAGGCCGTGCAAATGGTGAGtgtgcaaatggtgaggttttactgtaattgttacaagtcccagataAACACAAGTAAGTTATGATAATTAAAAGAATAATTCAAGCTTTTGGGGCACAAAGACATAGTTGGTGGTGACACCTGGTGTGGAAGAATATACCCAATTAACATTCATGGAAAATAATTTAATACTTGTAATTTTACATGAGTGCTGTGTATCTAAGAGTCATGATAACTCAAACCACATGCAAATGTAAAACAATATTTTCTTGACCTCACCTGTGACTTGCTGTGACCACAGGCACACCAAAAGTACTTCTTCCCTGCTTTCAGTGTTATCTTGAAAGGTTTCTtgtcatatatttttcctttacttttctggTAAAACTCTTTCTGCCACATCTTCTCTTTTAGTTCCATTCCTGGATCTTTTAC comes from the Eriocheir sinensis breed Jianghai 21 chromosome 46, ASM2467909v1, whole genome shotgun sequence genome and includes:
- the LOC126981150 gene encoding CDGSH iron-sulfur domain-containing protein 3, mitochondrial-like; its protein translation is MLAALHIRIVTRAFTSSPVSCIKAVKDPGMELKEKMWQKEFYQKSKGKIYDKKPFKITLKAGKKYFWCACGHSKSQPMCDGTHLNQQLKIAQKPLVFHAPETKEVWLCNCKQSKNPPFCDGTHRNKEIQEVVN